The Agromyces sp. LHK192 genome includes a window with the following:
- the nagB gene encoding glucosamine-6-phosphate deaminase produces the protein MAEIVIVRDEQEAGALVADAIVALITSKPDAVLGLATGSTPLATYAALADRIRERSIDVRGVRGFALDEYVGLPAGHPESYRSVITREVVEPLGLTPELIRVPNGDPAGIQHAGADYERAITAAGGVDVQILGIGRTGHIGFNEPGSSLASLTRVKTLTAQTRADNARFFDSPDDVPMHCITQGIGTILRARHLVLLAFGESKAPAIAAAVEGAVSASQPGSAVQLHPHATVIVDEAAASQLANLGYYRHAWANKPDWQGI, from the coding sequence ATGGCAGAGATCGTGATCGTCCGCGACGAGCAGGAGGCGGGGGCACTCGTCGCCGACGCCATCGTCGCCCTCATCACGTCCAAGCCCGACGCCGTGCTCGGCCTCGCGACCGGATCGACCCCGCTCGCCACGTACGCGGCGCTCGCCGATCGCATCCGCGAGCGGTCGATCGACGTGCGCGGGGTCCGCGGCTTCGCGCTCGACGAGTACGTCGGCCTTCCGGCCGGGCATCCCGAGAGCTACCGCTCCGTGATCACGCGAGAGGTCGTGGAGCCGCTGGGGCTCACACCCGAGCTGATCCGCGTGCCGAACGGCGACCCCGCCGGCATCCAGCACGCGGGCGCCGACTACGAGAGGGCGATCACGGCGGCCGGCGGCGTCGACGTGCAGATCCTCGGCATCGGACGCACGGGCCACATCGGGTTCAACGAGCCGGGCTCGTCGCTCGCCTCGCTCACGCGGGTGAAGACCCTGACGGCGCAGACCCGGGCGGACAACGCCCGCTTCTTCGACTCGCCCGACGACGTGCCGATGCACTGCATCACGCAGGGGATCGGCACCATCCTGCGCGCGCGGCACCTCGTGCTCCTCGCCTTCGGCGAGTCGAAGGCTCCCGCGATCGCCGCAGCCGTCGAGGGTGCGGTGTCGGCCAGCCAACCGGGTTCGGCCGTCCAACTGCACCCGCATGCCACGGTGATCGTCGACGAGGCCGCGGCGTCGCAGCTCGCGAACCTGGGCTACTACCGGCACGCGTGGGCGAACAAGCCCGACTGGCAGGGCATCTGA
- a CDS encoding ROK family protein, with protein MRLGIDIGGTKTAAVAIGADGELSDQVRMPTGFGAEQVVATALRTVERMSELAGVHASSFSSIGIGIPGAVDGRTGRVAHAVNLGLEGLDLGPRLADRLGVEVRVENDVKAAALGAHHLLGVADGLRADSMAYLNLGTGLAAGIVLGGQLLRGGHGVAGEIGHIPVDPAGDRCGCGQRGCLETLASGSALSRMWPTEHPIPARDLFDRADSGEQAAFEVRERFFTGVAAAVRLLVLTTDVDTVVIGGGLAALGDELLVGVRHILDGWAADSAFLASLDLPHRVQVIPAGFPAAAVGAALVGEDLWQRS; from the coding sequence GTGAGGCTCGGCATCGACATCGGCGGGACGAAGACCGCCGCGGTCGCGATCGGCGCCGACGGGGAGCTCAGCGACCAGGTCCGCATGCCGACCGGGTTCGGCGCCGAGCAGGTCGTCGCCACCGCGCTGCGCACCGTCGAGCGCATGAGCGAGCTCGCCGGCGTGCACGCCTCGTCGTTCAGTTCGATCGGCATCGGGATTCCGGGCGCCGTCGACGGCCGCACCGGACGGGTCGCGCACGCCGTCAACCTGGGGCTCGAGGGCCTCGACCTCGGCCCGCGCCTGGCCGACCGCCTCGGCGTCGAGGTGCGGGTGGAGAACGACGTGAAGGCGGCCGCGCTCGGCGCGCACCACCTCCTCGGCGTCGCCGACGGCCTGCGCGCCGACTCGATGGCGTACCTGAACCTCGGCACCGGACTCGCCGCGGGCATCGTGCTCGGCGGCCAGCTGCTGCGCGGCGGCCACGGCGTCGCCGGCGAGATCGGCCACATCCCGGTCGATCCAGCGGGCGATCGCTGCGGCTGCGGGCAGCGCGGCTGCCTCGAGACGCTCGCCTCGGGCTCTGCGCTGAGCCGGATGTGGCCCACCGAGCATCCGATCCCCGCGCGCGACCTGTTCGACCGGGCCGATTCCGGTGAGCAGGCCGCGTTCGAGGTGCGCGAGCGCTTCTTCACGGGCGTCGCGGCCGCCGTGCGGCTGCTCGTCCTCACGACCGACGTCGACACCGTGGTGATCGGCGGCGGCCTCGCCGCGCTCGGCGACGAGCTGCTGGTGGGCGTGCGGCATATCCTCGATGGGTGGGCCGCCGACTCGGCGTTCCTCGCATCGCTCGACCTGCCGCATCGCGTCCAGGTCATTCCCGCAGGGTTCCCGGCTGCCGCCGTGGGTGCTGCGCTCGTAGGAGAGGACCTATGGCAGAGATCGTGA